A genomic window from Gossypium hirsutum isolate 1008001.06 chromosome D12, Gossypium_hirsutum_v2.1, whole genome shotgun sequence includes:
- the LOC107946341 gene encoding uncharacterized protein has translation MMKISHERGKAVEVYNNIDIFHDYNRTSSNVLCKEHPQLSSAGVCAYCLRDRLINLVCSDCGVQRFSSCSCAGRGGEAAGIGRVSFLIENENKEQVPNSKPRRSTSAGNKSEEIFLIKRSNSGCAEIKKKNGFWGIGRLFGKKRDKDCNDCGKSEGGVDEKSDLLVVDCTGVSRSRSLCSFRGGGFFGSEDRGDLTKFSGARSSISAARSSGFNGGLGFDAERKSGLSELGEPRKSGSDSAADFKATRKAGGGGFMEVDGGANRLVQRYFNGGDDDSGFIDLKFGFQAETKGALSAFGSMRNGCSIENASSCQITVAEREIKQSRKSFKGWRWIFKSPEK, from the coding sequence ATGATGAAGATAAGCCATGAAAGAGGGAAAGCAGTGGAAGTGTACAACAACATTGATATTTTCCATGATTATAATAGAACTTCATCGAATGTTCTATGTAAGGAACATCCGCAACTATCTTCAGCTGGTGTATGTGCTTATTGTCTCAGAGATCGTTTGATCAATTTGGTTTGCTCAGATTGTGGTGTTCAGCGTTTCTCGTCTTGTTCATGCGCTGGTCGCGGCGGTGAGGCAGCCGGCATTGGGCGTGTCTCGTTCTTGATTGAGAATGAAAACAAGGAGCAAGTTCCGAATTCCAAGCCTAGAAGGAGTACTAGTGCTGGAAACAAATCAGAAGAGATCTTCTTAATCAAGAGAAGCAATAGTGGCTGCGCTGAGATCAAGAAAAAGAATGGGTTTTGGGGGATTGGGAGATTGTTCGGGAAAAAAAGAGACAAAGATTGTAATGATTGTGGTAAGAGTGAAGGTGGAGTTGATGAGAAAAGCGATTTGTTGGTCGTTGATTGCACTGGCGTATCAAGGTCAAGGTCTCTTTGTAGTTTCAGGGGTGGTGGGTTTTTTGGATCGGAAGATAGAGGCGATTTGACGAAATTTTCAGGTGCTAGGAGCTCCATTTCAGCTGCTCGGAGTTCTGGTTTCAATGGCGGTTTGGGTTTCGATGCTGAAAGGAAAAGTGGGCTTAGTGAATTAGGAGAACCGAGGAAAAGCGGTTCTGATAGTGCAGCAGATTTTAAAGCTACGAGAAAAGCTGGTGGTGGGGGTTTCATGGAAGTTGATGGTGGTGCAAACAGGCTGGTGCAAAGGTATTTTAATGGTGGGGATGATGATTCAGGCTTCATTGACTTAAAATTTGGTTTTCAAGCAGAGACTAAGGGTGCTTTGTCAGCTTTTGGCAGCATGAGAAATGGTTGCTCCATTGAAAATGCAAGTTCATGTCAGATAACAGTGGCTGAAAGAGAGATCAAACAAAGCAGAAAAAGTTTCAAGGGATGGCGATGGATTTTCAAATCACCAGAAAAATGA